The following are encoded together in the Tursiops truncatus isolate mTurTru1 chromosome 10, mTurTru1.mat.Y, whole genome shotgun sequence genome:
- the ETV7 gene encoding LOW QUALITY PROTEIN: transcription factor ETV7 (The sequence of the model RefSeq protein was modified relative to this genomic sequence to represent the inferred CDS: substituted 1 base at 1 genomic stop codon), with protein MNGRALCILTKDDFPLRSLGSADVLYELLQYIKTQRQAVACGPFFGRAFRQRVPTQPFPCCLEGDRGLLQQPPALGLASSLSHVDAPGLASWPLSRQESLSLSHCVELSCRAEGVSSFPTMPQAPIDGRITDCQLLWDYKYQLLSDTWYEPYIKWEDNNAKIFXVVDPNGLARFWGNHKKQVNVTYEKMSHALCPYHNLNIIKKEPRQKLLFRFLKTPRKINQDKGNSRELLESQEQDRVDFKEEMLEVSL; from the exons ATGAACGGCCGAGCCCTTTGCATCCTCACCAAGGACGACTTCCCACTCCGCTCCCTGGGTTCAG CTGACGTTCTGTATGAGTTGCTCCAGTACATCAAGACCCAGCGGcaagctgtggcatgtgggcccttTTTCGGAAGAGCTTTCAGGCAGAGGGTGCCCACTCAGCCCTTCCCCTGCTGCCTGGAAG GGGATCGGGGCCTCCTGCAGCAGCCACCAGCCCTGGGGCTTGCCAGCTCTTTGAGCCATGTGGATGCCCCTGGCCTGGCCAGCTGGCCCCTCAGCAGGCAGGAGTCCCTCAGTTTATCTCACTGTGTGGAGCTCAGCTGCAGGGCTGAAGgagtctcctccttccccacgATGCCACAGGCCCCCATCGATGGCAGGATCACTG ACTGCCAGCTGCTGTGGGATTACAAGTACCAGCTGCTCTCTGACACCTGGTACGAGCCCTACATCAAGTGGGAAGACAATAATGCCAAGATCTTCTGAGTTGTGGATCCAAATGGGCTTGCCAGATTCTGGGGAAACCACAAG AAGCAGGTGAACGTGACCTATGAGAAGATGTCACATGCCTTGTGCCCCTACCATAATCTGAACATCATTAAGAAGGAACCCAGGCAGAAACTCCTGTTCAG ATTTCTGAAGACACCCAGGAAGATCAATCAGGACAAGGGCAACAGCAGGGAGCTTCTGGAGAGCCAGGAGCAGGACAGAGTGGACTTTAAGGAGGAGATGCTGGAAGTCTCTCTGTGA